Proteins encoded within one genomic window of Cyprinus carpio isolate SPL01 chromosome A15, ASM1834038v1, whole genome shotgun sequence:
- the LOC109089655 gene encoding SH3 domain-binding glutamic acid-rich-like protein isoform X5 gives MVIKVFLASLSGSTAIKKKQQDVVGFLEALKIDYAQLDIASNEDNRRWMRENVPGEKKPTNGIPLPPQIFNEEMYCGDYETFFEAKEDNTVYEFLGLTPPPGSKEAQQAENTQKLHNGSGTEEHLDDDTTKKEIVEAEQNGDAHIAELEEDDPDKKAETDAQDDIAEEEEPAEDDEESRKPAEEEEQEEGEEDRAEDELVSEEEEEQASEED, from the exons ATGGTCATTAAAGTATTCCTCGCATCCTTATCGGGATCGACGGCG ATCAAAAAGAAACAGCAAGATGTTGTCGGGTTTCTTGAGGCACTTAAAATCGATTACGCACAACTTGACATTGCTTCAAACGAGGACAACCGGAGGTGGATGAGGGAAAATGTCCCTGGAGAAAAGAAGCCCACCAATGGAATTCCTCTtcctccacagattttcaatgagGAGATGTATTGTGGG GACTATGAAACATTCTTTGAAGCCAAAGAGGACAACACAGTCTATGAATTTTTGGGTCTGACACCTCCACCAGGATCTAag GAGGCACAACAAGCTGAAAATACACAAAAGCTTCATAATGGATCTGGCACAGAGGAACATCTTGATGATGACACAACA AAAAAAGAAATCGTAGAGGCTGAGCAGAATGGAGATGCACACATAGCTGAGCTGGAAGAAGATGATCCAGACAAGAAGGCAGAGACAGACGCTCAAGATGATATCGCAGAAGAGGAGGAACCAGCAGAAGACGACGAAGAGAGT AGAAAACCAGCTGAGGAGGAAGAGCAG GAGGAAGGAGAAGAGGACAGG GCAGAAGATGAGTTGGTGTCTGAG gaggaagaggagcaaGCCTCAGAG GAAGACTAG
- the LOC109089655 gene encoding SH3 domain-binding glutamic acid-rich-like protein isoform X11 gives MVIKVFLASLSGSTAIKKKQQDVVGFLEALKIDYAQLDIASNEDNRRWMRENVPGEKKPTNGIPLPPQIFNEEMYCGDYETFFEAKEDNTVYEFLGLTPPPGSKEAQQAENTQKLHNGSGTEEHLDDDTTRKPAEEEEQEEGEEDRVEDNHLVSEEEEEELRELEEEEEQASEED, from the exons ATGGTCATTAAAGTATTCCTCGCATCCTTATCGGGATCGACGGCG ATCAAAAAGAAACAGCAAGATGTTGTCGGGTTTCTTGAGGCACTTAAAATCGATTACGCACAACTTGACATTGCTTCAAACGAGGACAACCGGAGGTGGATGAGGGAAAATGTCCCTGGAGAAAAGAAGCCCACCAATGGAATTCCTCTtcctccacagattttcaatgagGAGATGTATTGTGGG GACTATGAAACATTCTTTGAAGCCAAAGAGGACAACACAGTCTATGAATTTTTGGGTCTGACACCTCCACCAGGATCTAag GAGGCACAACAAGCTGAAAATACACAAAAGCTTCATAATGGATCTGGCACAGAGGAACATCTTGATGATGACACAACA AGAAAACCAGCTGAGGAGGAAGAGCAG GAGGAAGGAGAAGAGGACAGG GTTGAGGACAACCATCTGGTCTCAG aggaggaagaagaagaactcAGAGAGCTCGAG gaggaagaggagcaaGCCTCAGAG GAAGACTAG
- the LOC109089655 gene encoding SH3 domain-binding glutamic acid-rich-like protein isoform X7 has product MVIKVFLASLSGSTAIKKKQQDVVGFLEALKIDYAQLDIASNEDNRRWMRENVPGEKKPTNGIPLPPQIFNEEMYCGDYETFFEAKEDNTVYEFLGLTPPPGSKEAQQAENTQKLHNGSGTEEHLDDDTTKKEIVEAEQNGDAHIAELEEDDPDKKAETDAQDDIAEEEEPAEDDEESRKPAEEEEQEEGEEDREEEEQASEED; this is encoded by the exons ATGGTCATTAAAGTATTCCTCGCATCCTTATCGGGATCGACGGCG ATCAAAAAGAAACAGCAAGATGTTGTCGGGTTTCTTGAGGCACTTAAAATCGATTACGCACAACTTGACATTGCTTCAAACGAGGACAACCGGAGGTGGATGAGGGAAAATGTCCCTGGAGAAAAGAAGCCCACCAATGGAATTCCTCTtcctccacagattttcaatgagGAGATGTATTGTGGG GACTATGAAACATTCTTTGAAGCCAAAGAGGACAACACAGTCTATGAATTTTTGGGTCTGACACCTCCACCAGGATCTAag GAGGCACAACAAGCTGAAAATACACAAAAGCTTCATAATGGATCTGGCACAGAGGAACATCTTGATGATGACACAACA AAAAAAGAAATCGTAGAGGCTGAGCAGAATGGAGATGCACACATAGCTGAGCTGGAAGAAGATGATCCAGACAAGAAGGCAGAGACAGACGCTCAAGATGATATCGCAGAAGAGGAGGAACCAGCAGAAGACGACGAAGAGAGT AGAAAACCAGCTGAGGAGGAAGAGCAG GAGGAAGGAGAAGAGGACAGG gaggaagaggagcaaGCCTCAGAG GAAGACTAG
- the LOC109089655 gene encoding SH3 domain-binding glutamic acid-rich-like protein isoform X12, whose translation MVIKVFLASLSGSTAIKKKQQDVVGFLEALKIDYAQLDIASNEDNRRWMRENVPGEKKPTNGIPLPPQIFNEEMYCGDYETFFEAKEDNTVYEFLGLTPPPGSKEAQQAENTQKLHNGSGTEEHLDDDTTRKPAEEEEQEEGEEDRAEDELVSEEEEEELRELEEEEEQASEED comes from the exons ATGGTCATTAAAGTATTCCTCGCATCCTTATCGGGATCGACGGCG ATCAAAAAGAAACAGCAAGATGTTGTCGGGTTTCTTGAGGCACTTAAAATCGATTACGCACAACTTGACATTGCTTCAAACGAGGACAACCGGAGGTGGATGAGGGAAAATGTCCCTGGAGAAAAGAAGCCCACCAATGGAATTCCTCTtcctccacagattttcaatgagGAGATGTATTGTGGG GACTATGAAACATTCTTTGAAGCCAAAGAGGACAACACAGTCTATGAATTTTTGGGTCTGACACCTCCACCAGGATCTAag GAGGCACAACAAGCTGAAAATACACAAAAGCTTCATAATGGATCTGGCACAGAGGAACATCTTGATGATGACACAACA AGAAAACCAGCTGAGGAGGAAGAGCAG GAGGAAGGAGAAGAGGACAGG GCAGAAGATGAGTTGGTGTCTGAG gaggaagaagaagaactcAGAGAGCTCGAG gaggaagaggagcaaGCCTCAGAG GAAGACTAG
- the LOC109089655 gene encoding SH3 domain-binding glutamic acid-rich-like protein isoform X4: MVIKVFLASLSGSTAIKKKQQDVVGFLEALKIDYAQLDIASNEDNRRWMRENVPGEKKPTNGIPLPPQIFNEEMYCGDYETFFEAKEDNTVYEFLGLTPPPGSKEAQQAENTQKLHNGSGTEEHLDDDTTKKEIVEAEQNGDAHIAELEEDDPDKKAETDAQDDIAEEEEPAEDDEESRKPAEEEEQEEGEEDRVEDNHLVSEAEDELVSEEEEEQASEED, encoded by the exons ATGGTCATTAAAGTATTCCTCGCATCCTTATCGGGATCGACGGCG ATCAAAAAGAAACAGCAAGATGTTGTCGGGTTTCTTGAGGCACTTAAAATCGATTACGCACAACTTGACATTGCTTCAAACGAGGACAACCGGAGGTGGATGAGGGAAAATGTCCCTGGAGAAAAGAAGCCCACCAATGGAATTCCTCTtcctccacagattttcaatgagGAGATGTATTGTGGG GACTATGAAACATTCTTTGAAGCCAAAGAGGACAACACAGTCTATGAATTTTTGGGTCTGACACCTCCACCAGGATCTAag GAGGCACAACAAGCTGAAAATACACAAAAGCTTCATAATGGATCTGGCACAGAGGAACATCTTGATGATGACACAACA AAAAAAGAAATCGTAGAGGCTGAGCAGAATGGAGATGCACACATAGCTGAGCTGGAAGAAGATGATCCAGACAAGAAGGCAGAGACAGACGCTCAAGATGATATCGCAGAAGAGGAGGAACCAGCAGAAGACGACGAAGAGAGT AGAAAACCAGCTGAGGAGGAAGAGCAG GAGGAAGGAGAAGAGGACAGG GTTGAGGACAACCATCTGGTCTCAG AGGCAGAAGATGAGTTGGTGTCTGAG gaggaagaggagcaaGCCTCAGAG GAAGACTAG
- the LOC109089655 gene encoding SH3 domain-binding glutamic acid-rich-like protein isoform X10: protein MVIKVFLASLSGSTAIKKKQQDVVGFLEALKIDYAQLDIASNEDNRRWMRENVPGEKKPTNGIPLPPQIFNEEMYCGDYETFFEAKEDNTVYEFLGLTPPPGSKKKEIVEAEQNGDAHIAELEEDDPDKKAETDAQDDIAEEEEPAEDDEESRKPAEEEEQEEGEEDREEEEQASEED from the exons ATGGTCATTAAAGTATTCCTCGCATCCTTATCGGGATCGACGGCG ATCAAAAAGAAACAGCAAGATGTTGTCGGGTTTCTTGAGGCACTTAAAATCGATTACGCACAACTTGACATTGCTTCAAACGAGGACAACCGGAGGTGGATGAGGGAAAATGTCCCTGGAGAAAAGAAGCCCACCAATGGAATTCCTCTtcctccacagattttcaatgagGAGATGTATTGTGGG GACTATGAAACATTCTTTGAAGCCAAAGAGGACAACACAGTCTATGAATTTTTGGGTCTGACACCTCCACCAGGATCTAag AAAAAAGAAATCGTAGAGGCTGAGCAGAATGGAGATGCACACATAGCTGAGCTGGAAGAAGATGATCCAGACAAGAAGGCAGAGACAGACGCTCAAGATGATATCGCAGAAGAGGAGGAACCAGCAGAAGACGACGAAGAGAGT AGAAAACCAGCTGAGGAGGAAGAGCAG GAGGAAGGAGAAGAGGACAGG gaggaagaggagcaaGCCTCAGAG GAAGACTAG
- the LOC109089655 gene encoding SH3 domain-binding glutamic acid-rich protein-like isoform X1, whose product MVIKVFLASLSGSTAIKKKQQDVVGFLEALKIDYAQLDIASNEDNRRWMRENVPGEKKPTNGIPLPPQIFNEEMYCGDYETFFEAKEDNTVYEFLGLTPPPGSKEAQQAENTQKLHNGSGTEEHLDDDTTKKEIVEAEQNGDAHIAELEEDDPDKKAETDAQDDIAEEEEPAEDDEESRKPAEEEEQEEGEEDRVEDNHLVSEAEDELVSEEEEEELRELEEEEEQASEED is encoded by the exons ATGGTCATTAAAGTATTCCTCGCATCCTTATCGGGATCGACGGCG ATCAAAAAGAAACAGCAAGATGTTGTCGGGTTTCTTGAGGCACTTAAAATCGATTACGCACAACTTGACATTGCTTCAAACGAGGACAACCGGAGGTGGATGAGGGAAAATGTCCCTGGAGAAAAGAAGCCCACCAATGGAATTCCTCTtcctccacagattttcaatgagGAGATGTATTGTGGG GACTATGAAACATTCTTTGAAGCCAAAGAGGACAACACAGTCTATGAATTTTTGGGTCTGACACCTCCACCAGGATCTAag GAGGCACAACAAGCTGAAAATACACAAAAGCTTCATAATGGATCTGGCACAGAGGAACATCTTGATGATGACACAACA AAAAAAGAAATCGTAGAGGCTGAGCAGAATGGAGATGCACACATAGCTGAGCTGGAAGAAGATGATCCAGACAAGAAGGCAGAGACAGACGCTCAAGATGATATCGCAGAAGAGGAGGAACCAGCAGAAGACGACGAAGAGAGT AGAAAACCAGCTGAGGAGGAAGAGCAG GAGGAAGGAGAAGAGGACAGG GTTGAGGACAACCATCTGGTCTCAG AGGCAGAAGATGAGTTGGTGTCTGAG gaggaagaagaagaactcAGAGAGCTCGAG gaggaagaggagcaaGCCTCAGAG GAAGACTAG
- the LOC109089655 gene encoding SH3 domain-binding glutamic acid-rich-like protein isoform X9, producing the protein MVIKVFLASLSGSTAIKKKQQDVVGFLEALKIDYAQLDIASNEDNRRWMRENVPGEKKPTNGIPLPPQIFNEEMYCGDYETFFEAKEDNTVYEFLGLTPPPGSKEAQQAENTQKLHNGSGTEEHLDDDTTRKPAEEEEQEEGEEDRVEDNHLVSEAEDELVSEEEEEELRELEEEEEQASEED; encoded by the exons ATGGTCATTAAAGTATTCCTCGCATCCTTATCGGGATCGACGGCG ATCAAAAAGAAACAGCAAGATGTTGTCGGGTTTCTTGAGGCACTTAAAATCGATTACGCACAACTTGACATTGCTTCAAACGAGGACAACCGGAGGTGGATGAGGGAAAATGTCCCTGGAGAAAAGAAGCCCACCAATGGAATTCCTCTtcctccacagattttcaatgagGAGATGTATTGTGGG GACTATGAAACATTCTTTGAAGCCAAAGAGGACAACACAGTCTATGAATTTTTGGGTCTGACACCTCCACCAGGATCTAag GAGGCACAACAAGCTGAAAATACACAAAAGCTTCATAATGGATCTGGCACAGAGGAACATCTTGATGATGACACAACA AGAAAACCAGCTGAGGAGGAAGAGCAG GAGGAAGGAGAAGAGGACAGG GTTGAGGACAACCATCTGGTCTCAG AGGCAGAAGATGAGTTGGTGTCTGAG gaggaagaagaagaactcAGAGAGCTCGAG gaggaagaggagcaaGCCTCAGAG GAAGACTAG
- the LOC109089655 gene encoding SH3 domain-binding glutamic acid-rich-like protein isoform X6, which produces MVIKVFLASLSGSTAIKKKQQDVVGFLEALKIDYAQLDIASNEDNRRWMRENVPGEKKPTNGIPLPPQIFNEEMYCGDYETFFEAKEDNTVYEFLGLTPPPGSKKKEIVEAEQNGDAHIAELEEDDPDKKAETDAQDDIAEEEEPAEDDEESRKPAEEEEQEEGEEDRVEDNHLVSEAEDELVSEEEEEELRELEEEEEQASEED; this is translated from the exons ATGGTCATTAAAGTATTCCTCGCATCCTTATCGGGATCGACGGCG ATCAAAAAGAAACAGCAAGATGTTGTCGGGTTTCTTGAGGCACTTAAAATCGATTACGCACAACTTGACATTGCTTCAAACGAGGACAACCGGAGGTGGATGAGGGAAAATGTCCCTGGAGAAAAGAAGCCCACCAATGGAATTCCTCTtcctccacagattttcaatgagGAGATGTATTGTGGG GACTATGAAACATTCTTTGAAGCCAAAGAGGACAACACAGTCTATGAATTTTTGGGTCTGACACCTCCACCAGGATCTAag AAAAAAGAAATCGTAGAGGCTGAGCAGAATGGAGATGCACACATAGCTGAGCTGGAAGAAGATGATCCAGACAAGAAGGCAGAGACAGACGCTCAAGATGATATCGCAGAAGAGGAGGAACCAGCAGAAGACGACGAAGAGAGT AGAAAACCAGCTGAGGAGGAAGAGCAG GAGGAAGGAGAAGAGGACAGG GTTGAGGACAACCATCTGGTCTCAG AGGCAGAAGATGAGTTGGTGTCTGAG gaggaagaagaagaactcAGAGAGCTCGAG gaggaagaggagcaaGCCTCAGAG GAAGACTAG
- the LOC109089655 gene encoding SH3 domain-binding glutamic acid-rich-like protein isoform X3, whose product MVIKVFLASLSGSTAIKKKQQDVVGFLEALKIDYAQLDIASNEDNRRWMRENVPGEKKPTNGIPLPPQIFNEEMYCGDYETFFEAKEDNTVYEFLGLTPPPGSKEAQQAENTQKLHNGSGTEEHLDDDTTKKEIVEAEQNGDAHIAELEEDDPDKKAETDAQDDIAEEEEPAEDDEESRKPAEEEEQEEGEEDRAEDELVSEEEEEELRELEEEEEQASEED is encoded by the exons ATGGTCATTAAAGTATTCCTCGCATCCTTATCGGGATCGACGGCG ATCAAAAAGAAACAGCAAGATGTTGTCGGGTTTCTTGAGGCACTTAAAATCGATTACGCACAACTTGACATTGCTTCAAACGAGGACAACCGGAGGTGGATGAGGGAAAATGTCCCTGGAGAAAAGAAGCCCACCAATGGAATTCCTCTtcctccacagattttcaatgagGAGATGTATTGTGGG GACTATGAAACATTCTTTGAAGCCAAAGAGGACAACACAGTCTATGAATTTTTGGGTCTGACACCTCCACCAGGATCTAag GAGGCACAACAAGCTGAAAATACACAAAAGCTTCATAATGGATCTGGCACAGAGGAACATCTTGATGATGACACAACA AAAAAAGAAATCGTAGAGGCTGAGCAGAATGGAGATGCACACATAGCTGAGCTGGAAGAAGATGATCCAGACAAGAAGGCAGAGACAGACGCTCAAGATGATATCGCAGAAGAGGAGGAACCAGCAGAAGACGACGAAGAGAGT AGAAAACCAGCTGAGGAGGAAGAGCAG GAGGAAGGAGAAGAGGACAGG GCAGAAGATGAGTTGGTGTCTGAG gaggaagaagaagaactcAGAGAGCTCGAG gaggaagaggagcaaGCCTCAGAG GAAGACTAG
- the LOC109089655 gene encoding SH3 domain-binding glutamic acid-rich-like protein isoform X2, whose amino-acid sequence MVIKVFLASLSGSTAIKKKQQDVVGFLEALKIDYAQLDIASNEDNRRWMRENVPGEKKPTNGIPLPPQIFNEEMYCGDYETFFEAKEDNTVYEFLGLTPPPGSKEAQQAENTQKLHNGSGTEEHLDDDTTKKEIVEAEQNGDAHIAELEEDDPDKKAETDAQDDIAEEEEPAEDDEESRKPAEEEEQEEGEEDRVEDNHLVSEEEEEELRELEEEEEQASEED is encoded by the exons ATGGTCATTAAAGTATTCCTCGCATCCTTATCGGGATCGACGGCG ATCAAAAAGAAACAGCAAGATGTTGTCGGGTTTCTTGAGGCACTTAAAATCGATTACGCACAACTTGACATTGCTTCAAACGAGGACAACCGGAGGTGGATGAGGGAAAATGTCCCTGGAGAAAAGAAGCCCACCAATGGAATTCCTCTtcctccacagattttcaatgagGAGATGTATTGTGGG GACTATGAAACATTCTTTGAAGCCAAAGAGGACAACACAGTCTATGAATTTTTGGGTCTGACACCTCCACCAGGATCTAag GAGGCACAACAAGCTGAAAATACACAAAAGCTTCATAATGGATCTGGCACAGAGGAACATCTTGATGATGACACAACA AAAAAAGAAATCGTAGAGGCTGAGCAGAATGGAGATGCACACATAGCTGAGCTGGAAGAAGATGATCCAGACAAGAAGGCAGAGACAGACGCTCAAGATGATATCGCAGAAGAGGAGGAACCAGCAGAAGACGACGAAGAGAGT AGAAAACCAGCTGAGGAGGAAGAGCAG GAGGAAGGAGAAGAGGACAGG GTTGAGGACAACCATCTGGTCTCAG aggaggaagaagaagaactcAGAGAGCTCGAG gaggaagaggagcaaGCCTCAGAG GAAGACTAG
- the LOC109089655 gene encoding SH3 domain-binding glutamic acid-rich-like protein isoform X8 translates to MVIKVFLASLSGSTAIKKKQQDVVGFLEALKIDYAQLDIASNEDNRRWMRENVPGEKKPTNGIPLPPQIFNEEMYCGDYETFFEAKEDNTVYEFLGLTPPPGSKEAQQAENTQKLHNGSGTEEHLDDDTTKKEIVEAEQNGDAHIAELEEDDPDKKAETDAQDDIAEEEEPAEDDEESRKPAEEEEQEEGEEDRED, encoded by the exons ATGGTCATTAAAGTATTCCTCGCATCCTTATCGGGATCGACGGCG ATCAAAAAGAAACAGCAAGATGTTGTCGGGTTTCTTGAGGCACTTAAAATCGATTACGCACAACTTGACATTGCTTCAAACGAGGACAACCGGAGGTGGATGAGGGAAAATGTCCCTGGAGAAAAGAAGCCCACCAATGGAATTCCTCTtcctccacagattttcaatgagGAGATGTATTGTGGG GACTATGAAACATTCTTTGAAGCCAAAGAGGACAACACAGTCTATGAATTTTTGGGTCTGACACCTCCACCAGGATCTAag GAGGCACAACAAGCTGAAAATACACAAAAGCTTCATAATGGATCTGGCACAGAGGAACATCTTGATGATGACACAACA AAAAAAGAAATCGTAGAGGCTGAGCAGAATGGAGATGCACACATAGCTGAGCTGGAAGAAGATGATCCAGACAAGAAGGCAGAGACAGACGCTCAAGATGATATCGCAGAAGAGGAGGAACCAGCAGAAGACGACGAAGAGAGT AGAAAACCAGCTGAGGAGGAAGAGCAG GAGGAAGGAGAAGAGGACAGG GAAGACTAG
- the LOC109089655 gene encoding SH3 domain-binding glutamic acid-rich-like protein isoform X16: MVIKVFLASLSGSTAIKKKQQDVVGFLEALKIDYAQLDIASNEDNRRWMRENVPGEKKPTNGIPLPPQIFNEEMYCGDYETFFEAKEDNTVYEFLGLTPPPGSKRKPAEEEEQEEGEEDREEEEQASEED, translated from the exons ATGGTCATTAAAGTATTCCTCGCATCCTTATCGGGATCGACGGCG ATCAAAAAGAAACAGCAAGATGTTGTCGGGTTTCTTGAGGCACTTAAAATCGATTACGCACAACTTGACATTGCTTCAAACGAGGACAACCGGAGGTGGATGAGGGAAAATGTCCCTGGAGAAAAGAAGCCCACCAATGGAATTCCTCTtcctccacagattttcaatgagGAGATGTATTGTGGG GACTATGAAACATTCTTTGAAGCCAAAGAGGACAACACAGTCTATGAATTTTTGGGTCTGACACCTCCACCAGGATCTAag AGAAAACCAGCTGAGGAGGAAGAGCAG GAGGAAGGAGAAGAGGACAGG gaggaagaggagcaaGCCTCAGAG GAAGACTAG
- the LOC109089655 gene encoding SH3 domain-binding glutamic acid-rich-like protein isoform X15, with protein MVIKVFLASLSGSTAIKKKQQDVVGFLEALKIDYAQLDIASNEDNRRWMRENVPGEKKPTNGIPLPPQIFNEEMYCGDYETFFEAKEDNTVYEFLGLTPPPGSKEAQQAENTQKLHNGSGTEEHLDDDTTRKPAEEEEQEEGEEDRED; from the exons ATGGTCATTAAAGTATTCCTCGCATCCTTATCGGGATCGACGGCG ATCAAAAAGAAACAGCAAGATGTTGTCGGGTTTCTTGAGGCACTTAAAATCGATTACGCACAACTTGACATTGCTTCAAACGAGGACAACCGGAGGTGGATGAGGGAAAATGTCCCTGGAGAAAAGAAGCCCACCAATGGAATTCCTCTtcctccacagattttcaatgagGAGATGTATTGTGGG GACTATGAAACATTCTTTGAAGCCAAAGAGGACAACACAGTCTATGAATTTTTGGGTCTGACACCTCCACCAGGATCTAag GAGGCACAACAAGCTGAAAATACACAAAAGCTTCATAATGGATCTGGCACAGAGGAACATCTTGATGATGACACAACA AGAAAACCAGCTGAGGAGGAAGAGCAG GAGGAAGGAGAAGAGGACAGG GAAGACTAG
- the LOC109089655 gene encoding SH3 domain-binding glutamic acid-rich-like protein isoform X13 gives MVIKVFLASLSGSTAIKKKQQDVVGFLEALKIDYAQLDIASNEDNRRWMRENVPGEKKPTNGIPLPPQIFNEEMYCGDYETFFEAKEDNTVYEFLGLTPPPGSKRKPAEEEEQEEGEEDRVEDNHLVSEAEDELVSEEEEEELRELEEEEEQASEED, from the exons ATGGTCATTAAAGTATTCCTCGCATCCTTATCGGGATCGACGGCG ATCAAAAAGAAACAGCAAGATGTTGTCGGGTTTCTTGAGGCACTTAAAATCGATTACGCACAACTTGACATTGCTTCAAACGAGGACAACCGGAGGTGGATGAGGGAAAATGTCCCTGGAGAAAAGAAGCCCACCAATGGAATTCCTCTtcctccacagattttcaatgagGAGATGTATTGTGGG GACTATGAAACATTCTTTGAAGCCAAAGAGGACAACACAGTCTATGAATTTTTGGGTCTGACACCTCCACCAGGATCTAag AGAAAACCAGCTGAGGAGGAAGAGCAG GAGGAAGGAGAAGAGGACAGG GTTGAGGACAACCATCTGGTCTCAG AGGCAGAAGATGAGTTGGTGTCTGAG gaggaagaagaagaactcAGAGAGCTCGAG gaggaagaggagcaaGCCTCAGAG GAAGACTAG
- the LOC109089655 gene encoding SH3 domain-binding glutamic acid-rich protein-like isoform X17, whose translation MVIKVFLASLSGSTAIKKKQQDVVGFLEALKIDYAQLDIASNEDNRRWMRENVPGEKKPTNGIPLPPQIFNEEMYCGDYETFFEAKEDNTVYEFLGLTPPPGSKRKPAEEEEQEEGEEDRED comes from the exons ATGGTCATTAAAGTATTCCTCGCATCCTTATCGGGATCGACGGCG ATCAAAAAGAAACAGCAAGATGTTGTCGGGTTTCTTGAGGCACTTAAAATCGATTACGCACAACTTGACATTGCTTCAAACGAGGACAACCGGAGGTGGATGAGGGAAAATGTCCCTGGAGAAAAGAAGCCCACCAATGGAATTCCTCTtcctccacagattttcaatgagGAGATGTATTGTGGG GACTATGAAACATTCTTTGAAGCCAAAGAGGACAACACAGTCTATGAATTTTTGGGTCTGACACCTCCACCAGGATCTAag AGAAAACCAGCTGAGGAGGAAGAGCAG GAGGAAGGAGAAGAGGACAGG GAAGACTAG
- the LOC109089655 gene encoding SH3 domain-binding glutamic acid-rich-like protein isoform X14 translates to MVIKVFLASLSGSTAIKKKQQDVVGFLEALKIDYAQLDIASNEDNRRWMRENVPGEKKPTNGIPLPPQIFNEEMYCGDYETFFEAKEDNTVYEFLGLTPPPGSKRKPAEEEEQEEGEEDRAEDELVSEEEEEELRELEEEEEQASEED, encoded by the exons ATGGTCATTAAAGTATTCCTCGCATCCTTATCGGGATCGACGGCG ATCAAAAAGAAACAGCAAGATGTTGTCGGGTTTCTTGAGGCACTTAAAATCGATTACGCACAACTTGACATTGCTTCAAACGAGGACAACCGGAGGTGGATGAGGGAAAATGTCCCTGGAGAAAAGAAGCCCACCAATGGAATTCCTCTtcctccacagattttcaatgagGAGATGTATTGTGGG GACTATGAAACATTCTTTGAAGCCAAAGAGGACAACACAGTCTATGAATTTTTGGGTCTGACACCTCCACCAGGATCTAag AGAAAACCAGCTGAGGAGGAAGAGCAG GAGGAAGGAGAAGAGGACAGG GCAGAAGATGAGTTGGTGTCTGAG gaggaagaagaagaactcAGAGAGCTCGAG gaggaagaggagcaaGCCTCAGAG GAAGACTAG